In a single window of the Terrirubrum flagellatum genome:
- a CDS encoding M15 family metallopeptidase — MDSAGPRHGGRGLTIRAGLAALGLALALGSPSAQAGALPSGFVYLRDVDSSIQQDIRYAGAHNFVGRPIAGYAAAECVLTEKAAERLRAIQAELLAQNLSLIVWDCYRPMRAVADFVAWSRNPADAKMKQEFYPRIDKARLFALGYVSSTSAHTRGGTVDLGLTAKGASAMSAPTNCAAQNDRPPGNGVLDFGVGFDCMDELAHLNAKGVDPAARRHRETLRSAMERHGFRGYAKEWWHFQLVDEPFPTQGFDFPITPRQ, encoded by the coding sequence ATGGACTCCGCAGGCCCTCGACATGGCGGCCGCGGGCTGACGATCCGCGCCGGCCTCGCGGCCCTCGGGCTTGCGCTGGCCCTTGGGTCGCCGTCCGCGCAGGCGGGCGCGCTGCCGTCGGGCTTCGTCTATCTCCGCGACGTCGATTCCTCGATCCAGCAGGACATCCGCTACGCCGGCGCCCATAACTTCGTCGGCCGGCCGATCGCCGGCTACGCCGCGGCCGAATGCGTGCTGACGGAGAAAGCCGCCGAGCGCCTGCGCGCCATCCAGGCCGAACTCCTGGCGCAAAATCTCTCGCTCATCGTCTGGGACTGTTATCGCCCGATGCGCGCCGTCGCCGATTTCGTCGCCTGGAGCCGCAATCCCGCCGACGCGAAAATGAAGCAGGAGTTCTATCCCCGCATCGACAAGGCGAGGTTGTTCGCGCTCGGCTATGTCTCCAGCACCTCGGCCCATACGCGCGGCGGGACGGTCGATCTCGGGCTCACAGCGAAAGGCGCTTCGGCCATGTCTGCGCCGACCAATTGCGCCGCACAGAACGACCGCCCGCCCGGCAACGGCGTTCTCGATTTCGGCGTCGGCTTCGACTGCATGGATGAACTCGCCCATCTCAACGCCAAAGGCGTCGATCCCGCAGCGCGGCGCCATCGCGAGACGCTGCGCAGCGCGATGGAGCGCCACGGCTTTCGCGGCTACGCCAAGGAATGGTGGCATTTCCAGCTTGTCGACGAGCCGTTTCCGACGCAGGGCTTCGACTTCCCGATCACGCCGCGACAATGA
- a CDS encoding response regulator: MRSVDRTMPILIVEDHKSMTQVIKSMLTGLEFRDVDSCANGVEALRKLATKKYGLIISDWDMPEMSGIELLRAVRGDDDLKHIPFMMISSNAQAQRVIEAKKAEIDGFAVKPFTAIQLLARIEHCLWQASQRL; encoded by the coding sequence ATGCGCAGCGTTGATCGCACTATGCCGATCCTGATCGTCGAGGATCACAAGTCGATGACTCAGGTCATCAAGAGCATGCTGACAGGACTCGAATTTCGCGACGTCGACAGTTGCGCGAACGGAGTCGAGGCTCTGCGGAAACTCGCGACCAAAAAATATGGACTGATCATTAGCGACTGGGACATGCCGGAAATGTCCGGCATCGAACTGCTGCGAGCAGTGCGCGGCGACGATGATCTCAAACATATCCCGTTCATGATGATCTCCAGCAACGCTCAGGCGCAGCGGGTGATTGAAGCTAAGAAGGCGGAGATCGACGGCTTCGCGGTGAAGCCTTTCACCGCGATCCAGTTGCTCGCGCGCATCGAACATTGCCTCTGGCAGGCGTCGCAGCGACTCTGA
- a CDS encoding lipid A biosynthesis lauroyl acyltransferase: protein MAPWRNPNARRAIRALSDLFAPVTGLIVRGYMGFLRMIGPDRASAMGGFLMRKLGPLVPAHRTAKRNLEAVFPEKSEEERARILRDSWDNLGRTMTEYPFLQELMDFDYHTPERRGRTDVVGVDQFISLLDHKKPAIIFAAHLGNWELPGVAAARYGLDTTIVFRPPNNKAVARAIEIVRGAAMGRLLPSGPGAANAMVGVLERGGRLAMLADQHLTRGLVVSFMGRSALVNPVLGKLAQRFDCPVHGARCVRLPGGRFRLEITPPLDLPRDEEGHVDVEGAMRAITAVIEGWVREHPEQWLWQHRRWRVPVAPVQG from the coding sequence ATGGCGCCATGGCGCAATCCCAATGCAAGACGGGCGATTCGCGCGCTGAGCGACCTGTTCGCGCCGGTGACGGGGCTGATCGTGCGCGGCTATATGGGCTTTCTGCGCATGATCGGTCCAGACCGCGCAAGCGCGATGGGCGGCTTTCTGATGCGCAAGCTCGGGCCGCTCGTTCCCGCGCATCGCACTGCGAAAAGAAATCTCGAAGCGGTGTTTCCGGAGAAGTCGGAAGAGGAGCGCGCCCGCATCCTGCGCGACAGCTGGGACAATCTCGGCCGCACGATGACCGAATATCCGTTCCTGCAGGAGCTGATGGATTTCGATTATCACACGCCGGAGCGTCGCGGCCGCACCGATGTCGTCGGCGTCGACCAGTTCATTTCGCTGCTCGATCACAAGAAGCCGGCGATCATCTTCGCGGCGCATCTCGGCAACTGGGAGCTGCCGGGCGTCGCTGCGGCGCGCTATGGGCTCGACACGACGATCGTGTTTCGTCCGCCGAACAACAAGGCCGTGGCGCGCGCGATCGAGATCGTGCGCGGCGCGGCGATGGGGCGGCTCCTGCCGAGCGGGCCGGGCGCCGCGAACGCCATGGTCGGCGTGCTGGAGCGCGGCGGCCGCCTCGCCATGCTGGCCGACCAGCATCTCACGCGCGGACTGGTCGTGTCCTTCATGGGCCGTTCGGCCCTGGTCAATCCGGTTCTCGGCAAGCTCGCCCAGCGCTTCGACTGTCCCGTGCATGGCGCGCGCTGCGTGCGCCTGCCCGGCGGCCGCTTCCGGCTGGAGATCACGCCGCCGCTCGATCTGCCTCGCGACGAGGAGGGGCATGTCGATGTCGAGGGCGCGATGCGCGCCATCACGGCTGTCATCGAGGGCTGGGTCAGGGAGCATCCCGAGCAATGGCTGTGGCAACATCGCCGCTGGCGGGTTCCCGTCGCGCCCGTTCAAGGTTGA
- a CDS encoding dienelactone hydrolase family protein, with protein MDSERKKIPAEAVELYTQFIHGEISRRVFMDRLKRVAGVGLSASALAKALMPNYALGQQIRKDDERIEASYVTVPSPEGNGEIRGYFVRPRSADTREATPAKLPGVIIVHENRGLNPHTEDVARRFALENFMAFAPDALTTLGGYPQDDYKGGQLFAKIDRAKLMQDWLAAARWLKARPDCTGRIAATGFCYGGGVANTLAALMGADLAAAAPFYGAPTAPADVPKIKAAILINHGALDKTLAEGYPNQEAELKKNNIRYEGHLWPASVHGFFNDATPERYNKTTAPHAWARTVEWFNQHTRSA; from the coding sequence ATGGATTCTGAAAGGAAGAAAATTCCGGCGGAAGCCGTGGAGCTCTACACCCAGTTTATTCATGGCGAGATCAGCCGCAGGGTTTTTATGGATCGTCTCAAGCGTGTCGCCGGAGTGGGACTCTCGGCAAGCGCGCTCGCGAAAGCGCTGATGCCGAACTACGCGCTCGGCCAGCAGATCAGAAAAGATGATGAGCGTATCGAGGCGAGCTACGTGACGGTGCCGTCGCCGGAAGGAAACGGCGAGATCCGCGGCTACTTCGTGCGGCCCCGAAGCGCAGATACGCGCGAGGCCACGCCCGCCAAACTGCCCGGCGTGATCATCGTGCATGAGAACAGGGGCCTCAATCCACATACCGAGGACGTTGCGCGTCGTTTCGCGCTTGAAAATTTCATGGCCTTCGCGCCGGACGCGCTCACGACCCTCGGCGGCTATCCCCAGGACGACTACAAAGGCGGGCAGCTTTTCGCCAAGATCGACAGGGCGAAGCTGATGCAGGACTGGCTCGCCGCCGCGCGTTGGCTGAAGGCTCGGCCGGATTGCACCGGCAGGATCGCCGCAACCGGCTTTTGTTATGGCGGCGGCGTCGCGAACACGCTCGCCGCTTTGATGGGAGCTGATCTCGCTGCGGCCGCTCCCTTCTATGGCGCTCCCACTGCGCCCGCCGACGTGCCGAAGATCAAGGCCGCCATTCTGATCAACCACGGCGCCCTGGATAAGACGCTTGCCGAGGGCTATCCCAACCAGGAGGCCGAACTGAAGAAGAACAACATCCGCTACGAAGGCCATTTGTGGCCTGCCTCCGTGCATGGCTTCTTCAATGATGCGACGCCTGAACGCTACAACAAGACCACCGCGCCGCACGCCTGGGCGCGGACAGTCGAATGGTTCAACCAGCACACGCGGTCGGCGTAG
- a CDS encoding histidine phosphatase family protein: MPAVDLIRHGQSTFNEAYAATGVDPLHFDARLTTLGRQQVAEARELLAGRAYDLVVTSPLTRAIETATGVFGGRGIPILVEHLHREGLESSCDVGRPPAALRGEFPHLTFDHLPDVWWHDEGERDPRGFAIETRELVGARAAAFALWLETRPERSIAVVGHGTFFFHMLGRWLKNCEVAPWTPQALDMAAAG, translated from the coding sequence ATGCCGGCGGTCGATCTCATCCGCCACGGCCAGTCGACCTTCAACGAGGCCTATGCGGCGACCGGCGTCGATCCCCTGCATTTCGACGCCCGGCTGACGACGCTCGGCCGCCAGCAGGTGGCGGAGGCAAGGGAATTGCTGGCCGGCAGAGCCTATGACCTCGTCGTCACGTCGCCGCTGACCCGCGCGATCGAAACGGCGACGGGCGTCTTCGGCGGCCGGGGAATCCCCATTCTGGTGGAGCACCTGCACCGCGAGGGGCTGGAGAGCAGCTGCGACGTCGGACGCCCGCCCGCGGCCCTGCGCGGCGAGTTCCCGCACCTGACATTCGATCATCTCCCCGATGTCTGGTGGCATGACGAAGGCGAGCGCGACCCGCGCGGTTTCGCCATCGAGACGCGCGAGCTGGTCGGCGCGAGGGCGGCCGCTTTCGCGCTTTGGCTGGAAACCCGGCCCGAACGATCCATCGCGGTCGTCGGGCACGGGACCTTCTTCTTTCATATGCTTGGCCGGTGGCTGAAGAACTGCGAGGTCGCGCCATGGACTCCGCAGGCCCTCGACATGGCGGCCGCGGGCTGA
- a CDS encoding alpha-D-glucose phosphate-specific phosphoglucomutase produces the protein MPVVATTPFSDQKPGTSGLRKKVVVFQQPHYVENFLQSIFDSLDGREGQTLVIGGDGRFHNREVIQIAIRMAAANGFGRVIVGRGGLLSTPAASNLIRKTKSFGGVILSASHNPGGPDGDFGVKYNAGNGGPAPESLTDRIFARTREISSYRIEDAPDCDLDRVGSAACGAMKCEIVDPVADYQALMEKLFDFDAIAALFKSGFTIRFDGMSAITGPYAHAILEKALGAGAGSVINGTPLPDFGGHHPDPNLVHAKDLFDLMMSDKAPDFGAASDGDGDRNLIIGRGQFVTPSDSVAMLAANAHLAPAYAGGIAGVARSMPTSAAADRVAQKLGVKCYETPTGWKFFGTLLDAGLATICGEESAGTGSNHVREKDGLWAVLLWLNIIAKRRQSVKDIVAEHWRTYGRNYYSRHDYEEIDSDAASRLMQALRDRLPRLKGDALAGKTVANADDFAYLDPVDGSEAKAQGVRILFEDGSRIVYRLSGTGTVGATLRIYVERYEPDPTRQFLETQQALADLIKAASDVADVAKRTGRNAPSVIT, from the coding sequence ATGCCTGTCGTCGCCACCACGCCTTTCAGCGACCAGAAGCCGGGCACGTCAGGCCTGCGCAAGAAGGTCGTCGTCTTCCAGCAGCCACACTATGTCGAGAATTTCCTGCAATCGATTTTCGACTCCCTCGACGGCCGCGAAGGCCAGACGCTCGTCATCGGCGGCGACGGTCGTTTCCATAATCGCGAAGTGATCCAGATCGCGATCCGCATGGCGGCGGCGAATGGTTTCGGACGCGTGATCGTCGGGCGCGGCGGATTGCTGTCGACGCCGGCGGCGTCAAATCTCATTCGCAAGACGAAATCTTTCGGCGGCGTGATCCTGTCGGCAAGCCACAATCCCGGCGGTCCCGACGGCGATTTCGGCGTGAAATACAATGCGGGCAATGGCGGCCCTGCGCCTGAATCCCTCACCGACCGCATCTTCGCGCGCACAAGAGAGATTTCTTCCTATCGCATCGAGGACGCGCCGGACTGCGATCTCGATCGCGTGGGATCGGCAGCGTGCGGCGCGATGAAGTGCGAGATCGTCGATCCCGTCGCCGACTATCAGGCGCTGATGGAAAAGCTGTTCGATTTCGACGCCATCGCAGCCTTGTTCAAGTCAGGCTTCACGATCCGCTTCGACGGCATGTCGGCGATCACGGGGCCTTACGCGCATGCGATCCTGGAGAAGGCGCTCGGCGCAGGCGCAGGCTCCGTCATCAACGGAACGCCCCTACCCGATTTCGGCGGCCATCACCCCGATCCCAATCTCGTCCACGCCAAGGACCTGTTCGATCTCATGATGTCGGACAAGGCGCCTGATTTCGGCGCGGCGTCCGACGGCGACGGCGATCGCAATCTCATCATCGGGCGCGGACAGTTCGTGACGCCGTCGGATTCCGTCGCGATGCTCGCCGCCAACGCGCATCTCGCGCCGGCCTATGCCGGCGGCATCGCCGGCGTCGCGCGCTCGATGCCGACCAGCGCCGCAGCCGATCGCGTCGCCCAAAAGCTCGGCGTCAAATGCTACGAAACGCCGACCGGGTGGAAATTCTTCGGCACGCTGCTCGATGCGGGCCTTGCGACGATCTGCGGCGAAGAAAGCGCCGGCACCGGCTCCAACCATGTGCGCGAGAAGGACGGGCTCTGGGCCGTGCTGCTCTGGCTCAACATCATCGCGAAGCGTCGCCAGAGCGTGAAGGACATCGTCGCCGAACACTGGCGGACCTACGGCCGCAACTATTATTCGCGCCACGACTATGAAGAGATCGACAGCGACGCCGCGAGCAGGCTGATGCAGGCGCTGCGCGACCGGCTGCCGCGCCTGAAGGGCGATGCGCTCGCCGGCAAGACCGTCGCGAACGCCGATGACTTCGCCTATCTCGATCCGGTCGACGGCTCCGAGGCGAAGGCGCAGGGCGTGCGCATCCTGTTCGAAGACGGGTCGCGCATCGTCTATCGCCTCTCCGGCACCGGCACCGTCGGCGCGACGCTGAGGATCTATGTCGAGCGTTATGAGCCCGACCCGACGCGTCAGTTCCTGGAGACGCAGCAGGCGCTCGCCGATCTCATCAAGGCGGCGAGCGATGTCGCCGACGTTGCGAAACGCACGGGACGCAACGCGCCGAGCGTGATCACCTGA
- a CDS encoding acyl-CoA dehydrogenase family protein, with the protein MTIAKPQIVTGESADDAPIFDPAAFRLSAESADIIARARRIGQSVFAARAAAYDRDARFPTENYADLHREGLLGICISKTLGGLGADYQTYSLAAAELGRYCGATALTWNMHVCSTLWSGPLADDLDMSAETRAEHDRRRTVHYNRIIEQGAIYSQPFSEGGAAAAGGAAFGTEARPTEGGWIVNGKKIFASLSGHADYYGVLCTEMHGDEKASRRHTLYLALQAKAEGVSVVGDWDPLGMRGTVSRTLLFKNVFVPHDAALMPRGVYFQAAMRWPHMFLTLSPTYVGLAQAAYDFTTKYLRGEVPGTPPVKRRMYPTKQIAVAEMRIKLEQLKTIWFQAVTEARPNPTKEQTLRAYAAQYAVMEGANDIARLAIRTCGGQAMLKSLPLERIYRDSRCGSLMLPWTAELCLDRIGREALYELGESDE; encoded by the coding sequence ATGACTATTGCAAAGCCCCAGATCGTGACCGGCGAAAGCGCGGACGATGCGCCGATCTTTGATCCCGCCGCGTTTCGCCTGAGCGCTGAAAGCGCCGACATCATCGCGCGTGCGCGGCGGATCGGTCAGTCGGTCTTCGCAGCCCGCGCCGCCGCCTATGATCGCGATGCGAGATTCCCGACCGAGAATTACGCCGATCTCCATCGCGAGGGTCTTCTCGGCATCTGCATTTCCAAAACGCTTGGCGGATTAGGCGCGGATTATCAGACCTATTCGCTCGCGGCGGCCGAACTCGGCCGCTATTGCGGCGCGACCGCGCTGACCTGGAACATGCATGTCTGCTCGACGCTGTGGTCGGGGCCGCTGGCTGATGATCTCGACATGAGCGCGGAGACGCGCGCCGAGCATGATCGCCGCCGCACCGTTCACTACAACAGGATCATCGAACAGGGCGCGATCTACTCACAGCCCTTTTCCGAAGGCGGCGCGGCGGCCGCCGGCGGCGCGGCGTTCGGCACTGAAGCGCGGCCGACCGAAGGCGGCTGGATCGTCAACGGCAAGAAGATTTTCGCCTCGCTCTCCGGCCACGCCGACTATTACGGCGTGCTTTGCACGGAGATGCATGGCGACGAAAAAGCGTCGCGCCGTCATACGCTCTATCTCGCGCTGCAGGCGAAAGCCGAAGGCGTTTCGGTGGTGGGCGATTGGGATCCGCTCGGCATGCGCGGCACGGTCTCGCGCACGCTTCTGTTCAAGAACGTGTTTGTCCCGCACGATGCCGCGCTGATGCCGCGCGGCGTCTATTTCCAGGCGGCGATGCGCTGGCCGCACATGTTTCTCACGCTGTCGCCGACCTATGTCGGCCTTGCGCAGGCCGCCTATGACTTCACCACGAAATATCTGCGCGGCGAGGTTCCCGGTACGCCGCCGGTCAAGCGGCGGATGTATCCGACGAAGCAGATCGCCGTCGCCGAGATGCGTATCAAGCTCGAACAGCTCAAGACGATCTGGTTCCAGGCAGTGACGGAAGCGCGCCCGAACCCGACGAAGGAGCAGACCTTGCGCGCCTACGCCGCGCAATACGCCGTGATGGAAGGCGCGAATGATATTGCGCGGCTCGCCATCCGCACCTGCGGCGGCCAGGCGATGCTGAAATCGCTGCCGCTGGAGCGCATCTATCGCGATAGCCGCTGCGGCTCGTTGATGCTGCCCTGGACGGCCGAACTCTGTCTCGATCGCATTGGCCGCGAGGCGCTCTACGAGCTCGGCGAGAGTGATGAATGA
- a CDS encoding alpha/beta hydrolase translates to MEKLTQLKTPDGRFAYEAAGPERAPALVFLHGVGGAGRAFRSQLAAFGDRYRAVAWDMPGYGGSAPLAAVSIASFAAALKDFLAAIGAEKPLLIGHSIGGMIVQQLISDEPRLPRAIVLAQTSPAFGSSDGDWQKNFLEARLSPLDRGETLKSLAPGIVRSLVGDDADPAGMALAEDCMGSVPEATYRAAMQALMGFDLREALGRIAIPTLVLAGSKDTNAPAPMMQKMAARISGAKYIELAGVGHLAGLERPAEFNAAIASFIDAHS, encoded by the coding sequence ATGGAGAAGCTGACGCAGTTGAAAACACCGGACGGCCGGTTCGCCTATGAGGCCGCGGGGCCGGAGCGCGCGCCAGCGCTGGTGTTCCTGCACGGCGTCGGCGGCGCGGGCCGCGCCTTCCGATCGCAACTTGCTGCGTTCGGCGACCGCTATCGCGCCGTCGCCTGGGACATGCCGGGCTATGGCGGCTCGGCGCCGCTTGCCGCAGTCAGCATCGCGAGTTTCGCCGCCGCCCTGAAGGATTTCCTTGCGGCGATCGGCGCCGAGAAGCCGTTGCTCATCGGCCATTCCATCGGCGGCATGATCGTGCAGCAACTGATATCAGATGAGCCGCGGCTGCCGCGCGCGATCGTGCTCGCGCAGACGAGTCCGGCTTTCGGCAGCTCCGACGGCGACTGGCAAAAGAATTTCCTCGAGGCGCGTTTGTCGCCGCTCGATCGCGGCGAGACTTTGAAATCTCTCGCGCCCGGCATCGTGCGCAGCCTCGTCGGCGATGACGCCGATCCCGCCGGCATGGCGCTCGCCGAAGACTGCATGGGCTCCGTTCCCGAAGCGACCTATCGCGCCGCGATGCAGGCGCTCATGGGCTTCGATTTGCGCGAGGCGCTTGGCCGCATCGCCATCCCCACGCTCGTACTTGCGGGTTCGAAGGACACGAATGCGCCGGCGCCGATGATGCAGAAGATGGCCGCACGCATATCAGGCGCGAAATATATCGAGCTTGCAGGCGTTGGCCATCTCGCCGGCCTCGAACGGCCCGCGGAATTCAACGCCGCCATCGCAAGCTTCATCGACGCGCATTCCTGA